Part of the Rhipicephalus sanguineus isolate Rsan-2018 chromosome 5, BIME_Rsan_1.4, whole genome shotgun sequence genome is shown below.
ctgtctgtctgtctgtctgtctgtctgtctgtctgtctgtctgtctgtctgtctgtctgtctgtctcccaTGTAGTGAGGGAGGTTTGCCGCCCTACTCGCGAACTAAAATTTAAAGGTATATGGGCTTTGTCAAGAAGTCTTTTTGCATCATGAACTATATTCAAGACTGTAGTTGGAATGAGGAAGAACACAGACAACTAGGAAATACGCTGCGAGAGTAGGGTCAGAACCTTAATTACACATGTGAAGATTGGCTTAATGAACTATTTCCGAAACTGCTTGGTCAGCAGTGGCCTCCTGATGTACCCTCTTACCGATGCCTTCGAAGAAGCCCATCACGAGTCCCATAGTTGTGGCCTCGGTTCCGGGCGGCGCCACTTCCTCGGCGTAAGAAGGAATGGCCGTGAAGAAGGCTCCGAGAGCCAAGCCGAGCAGTAGCTCCACAGGAAGGGTCACCCAGGGGTTAACGATTATCGAGTACAACGCAAAGGAGAGCGCCATCGACACAAGAGCGGCACGCAGAACGAACACGTGTCCCGCCTTGCCAATGGCCCAACCCGCGCACACAAAGACCGGAAGTTCGGCGAAGCTCCGCACTGCCACAGTAGCACCCATCAGCGCCGAGGAAGCACCGAGGTTGTCCAAGTACCAGAAGTGGTACTGCCACACGATGCCCACGAACACGCCGCCGATGGTGGCGTCCAGGAGGAGAAACCACACACGACTGTCCTTGTACACAAGGCGGAACACGTCCTTGGCAATGCTCTCGGTGCTCTTGCTTTTCCTGATGTCGCAGATGCAGACGCAGGCTGCATCGACGAGCATCAGTGCGGCAGCCAAGTAAAGGCCCGCCGAATAGTCCGTGCGAGACGACGGGCCGCTGGTCCCCTTGAGGCCATCGATGAGGTATCCGCTTCCGGCGGCGAATATGCCCCATCCCACAGTGCCCCACAACCGGTGCAAGCCGAATCGACTCTTGGAGTCGGCACCTTCGCTTTCGAGAAGCTCGAAGCACCCGGTGTCCGTCAGAGAGTTGGCGCAGCCGATGGCCGCGTAGTTGACCGTCACGAAGATGCAGTACAACCAGAATACCGCCGTTGCGAGAACAGAGCCCGACGCAGCTGCTGCACCCCTGCCCGTCAaaggacaaaatatattgcaAGTTCCGGATACATTTTCAACTTCCCCGGCCGGGAACCTTAGCGTTAGATTGGTGTCGCTGACGTTCGCACGCACTCGTACACTTTCATACTGCACGTCGTTCTCTGATTGATTACCTTCCCTGATGCAGGTTAAGTGACAGGACAGGTCCACTAGAGCTGGTTGCGTTAAATTTAGTTGGGAAAGTGGTATTACATGAGATCTACTCGCAATGTCTTCAGGTGTGACGGATATTGACAAGTTCAGCTGAGTGGAACCATTGCCTTCTGTCACTCCTTGAGCGGCGGCAGGCAGGAAGTTTATCGCTGCGAACGTTGCCATAATGCAGATCAGGAAAGACAGGATGACGACCTTGATCTTCCTCGAGTGGTCGACGATAGCGCCGAATATCGGTTTTGAAGCCGCGGAGAAAAAGGGTGCCACGGTGTAGATAAGGCCCACTTCGACGGCAGACACTCCACGGTCCTTAATCAGGACGCCGATAAAGGGCAGGAAGCCAgaaagcgctgcgaaaaacacaAAAGTGTGGTGTATAAGCAAACAAGCTCTATTCTTGTTTAAACAAGTGGTTTCCACGACACGTGAGCTGAGTATTGTAGTAAAATGTACTGTGCTACTTCTCGTGCAGTGCGTAGTTTTCATACTTATATTCATATTTCATATTCATATTCAGCGCTGCGTCTCTCTATGGGGCACGCAGATAATGCAGATCACCTTGAAGCGAGTAACGCAcagcgaaaatagaaaaaaagacaagCGGAGACTGCACAATACGTGTGCGATTTAGACCTGCAGCTTCTTGCCTACCGGATTTTGCTTGTTCCATAAACCATCTAGTTGCGCCAGAATGGATCGACGAAACTGTGCATGACGTATTTGTGTATTTGTCATAAACACGCAGTTTTCTTAGACGTGGCATGCTCCGGAAGAAGCCATCTCGTGATCGTAATTACAATGCAGCGTTGTGATGTTAAAACAGACAGACTCATGCCTTACGTGAGTGTAGCGTCAAGGTGTAGATAATTCTTTGACGCATTTATATGGATGCCTAAAACACCACTATAACCGTTGTGGGCGCATATATATACACTAACATTGCTTATATAATGGTCGCAGTTGATTCTTCCAGCAATCTGCGTTCACGCAAGTCTGTCAAAGAAACGGCCTGACTTCATGTCATATCAAACGTGCCTCTCTTTACGCCCATTCTTCATGTTAGCATAATCTCTGCATTATTTTCGTGATCTGTTGAGCACACATTGATAAACTGAGCGATAAGATGGACGCACGAAACACATGACCAATAAATACGTGCTATCCTTGCCCTGGCAAGTCAGGCTACTTATTAGAGACCTGCTTTCAATCCGGCGCTAATGTCCTTATGATCGGCGAGCACAGCAGCTTTTGCTTGTTAATTTCTTCATAAAGATTCGGCAAATCACTCTCCAATTTGTCTGGCGGACTCTGGCTGTGCTAGTGGGCGCCAGTACGATCAGGTAAACGATCCTGTAATAACATCTAACGTAAACAAACACTCACACAGACATCTACTTACATCATACTAGCAATTTTGACCAGATAGTTTTATCATCCTGCCAATGGTGAATGTTTGATATGGTGTTTGAACCGCACGATAATGTAGGGATGTCGCATTGGATCTTAAAGAGCTAAAAAGGACTAAAAACACGTAAGATACAATGTGAACTGCAATCCTCACCTCGATCAAACTATAGTGTTACTCACTAGCAGGCCTGGACCGAAGG
Proteins encoded:
- the LOC119393667 gene encoding major facilitator superfamily domain-containing protein 6, which produces MPNINLKELPMKAHYFFYYGALSGFLPFIGVLIKDRGVSAVEVGLIYTVAPFFSAASKPIFGAIVDHSRKIKVVILSFLICIMATFAAINFLPAAAQGVTEGNGSTQLNLSISVTPEDIASRSHVIPLSQLNLTQPALVDLSCHLTCIREGNQSENDVQYESVRVRANVSDTNLTLRFPAGEVENVSGTCNIFCPLTGRGAAAASGSVLATAVFWLYCIFVTVNYAAIGCANSLTDTGCFELLESEGADSKSRFGLHRLWGTVGWGIFAAGSGYLIDGLKGTSGPSSRTDYSAGLYLAAALMLVDAACVCICDIRKSKSTESIAKDVFRLVYKDSRVWFLLLDATIGGVFVGIVWQYHFWYLDNLGASSALMGATVAVRSFAELPVFVCAGWAIGKAGHVFVLRAALVSMALSFALYSIIVNPWVTLPVELLLGLALGAFFTAIPSYAEEVAPPGTEATTMGLVMGFFEGIGTALGGMVGGAGFEWLGGASTFQLVAVAGFTWCLLAYALDASFAYLARAGKPGRSATAKRRAAAPPSEHGSGGEVASAEKSAYVYSPVETNV